GGGTAAAGAAGACGCAACCGCTCAACCTGGGCGGTGGCGTCGACATGCCGTTTGGTCGCGTGAAGATGACGCTGGCGCACCATAGTTCGGGCCTGCCCGACGGAAGCTACGGTGGCAACCCGGGGGGCTTTCGACTCAAGCTGGGAGAGAAGCGGCTGTATTTTGCCTGCGACACGGCGCTGTTTCTCGACATGAAGGTGATTGGCGCTGGCGGGATCGACTTGGCCGTAGTGCCGATTGGCGACGTATTCACCATGGGACCGCAAGACTCGATCGAGGCGATCAAGCTCATCAGCCCCAAGCTGGTGGCGCCAGCCCACTACAACACCTGGCCCCCCATCGCGCAAGACGCCGCGGCCTGGGCCGATCAGGTGCGCAAACAAACCACCGCCGAACCGGTAGTCGTGGCGCCGGGCGGTAGCTTCGAAGTATAAGCGCGCTAGACGATTTTCGCCGCGCCGACAATAATCGACGGCTTCATCGACTCGACGGGCGCTCAGAGCGCCGCGATTGCTAGGAATCTTGAGCGCCTGATGGCGAAGCCGCAATCCAGCCCACCATCGAGCATCCGTCCCAGCGCCATGAGTTGGTGGGCGCCTCGATATTGGGTGGGGGCCAACTTCTCTGGCTGGACACGCGAACTAGCAGTCAACCGCTTTGCCGTTTCGCCCACCCGGGCTCACATGGCGGTGGCAGGCACAATCTACAGCGTGTTCAATTCTTCGCTCGGCGTCTTAGAGAACTTGATCTATCGCAGTCGCGTCGCGGCGACGCCGATCACGCACGAGCCGATCTTTATCCTTGGCCATTGGCGCTGCGGCACCACGCTATTGCATGAGCTATTGATTCTCGATCCGGAGCATGCCAGCCCGAACACCTGGCAATGCTTCGCGGCGAATCACTTTTTGCTCAGCGAACAGATCGGAAAGAAGCTGCTGTGGTTCATGTTGCCGGCGCAGCGGCCGATGGACAACATGCCGCTGGGCTGGGACAACCCGCAAGAAGACGAGTTCGCGCTGTGCAACCTGGGGATTCCGTCGCCGTATTTGAGCATTTTGTTCCCGAACGCGCCGCCGCGCTATCCGCAGTATCTTGATCTGGCGGGTCTATCGGCGGAAGAACTGGACCGGTGGAAGGGGACGCTGCATCGTTTCTTGCAGCGCGTCTCGTATCGAGAACGAAAGCGGCTGGTGCTCAAGTCGCCGCCGCACACCGCGCGGGTGAAGACGCTCTTGGAGCTGTTTCCCGACGCGCGATTCGTACACATGGTGCGCGATCCCGAGGTATTGTTCGCCTCCACGATGCACTTGTGGAAATCGCTGTACGAGAGCCAAGGGCTGCAACGGCCGAGCTTCGACGGGCTGGAGGAACACGTATTTGAGACTTTCAATCGTTTGCACCAGAAGTTCCAGGAGGAGCGCGCATTAATCGCGCCGAATCGGCTGTGCGAAATGCGCTACGAAGATTTGGTGAACGCCCCCCTGCCACAGCTTGACGCGCTGTACGCTCAACTGGAGCTAGGCGACTTCAAACGGGCGCGACCACGGGTGGAGCAATACTTCAACCGCGAGAAGAACTACAAGACCAACCGCTACGAGTTGGACGACGCACGGCGAGCGGAGATTCGCGAGCGGTGGGGGGACTATCTCAAGACGCACGGCTACGAGCGGACCAGAGACGGCTGCTAGGGCACAAAGCGAAATTCGCCGCCGGTGCGGTTTGAAATCGCCGTGAGCATGCGCTCGCCTACCGCCGAGCCGAGCGCGATGGTGTGAATCACGATCGACTCACGATGAAATTGGTCTAACACGTGCATCGTGGGGCGAATATCAAACTCGCCGTCCGATAGCAGAAAGATGGCGTCGGGGTTCAACTTGAGCGCGCGCTCTAGGGCGGGGGCCGGATTGGTGCTGCCCATCGGCGCCACATGCTTCAGCCAATCGGCGAGTTTGTGAACGGAATTGGCATTGGCTTTAGAAAGGAATTCGTCGACCACCGGAAAAAACTGCGGGAACTCGTCGTGGTTGAAAAAAATGACATAGAAGAACTGATCGCTGTCGAGCTCCACAATCGACTTCATCAATTCATCGAGCGCCTTCTCGAAGCGCAGACCTGTCATGCTCGACGAGGCGTCGACGACATATACGAACCGTTTGCCACGGGCCTCTTGCCCGTAGAACATGGCATAGCCGTTCCCTTCTCCATCGCCGCCATCTCCATTGCCCCCCTTGCCGGCGCCGGCCCGTCCGGCCCCTTTGGCGCCCGAGCCGCCAGAACCCGCGCCTTCGCCACCGTCCAGCGAGTCACCGGCAGCATGATCGGGCAAGGCGATCGCGCGGGTATCGCCGACCACGGCGCTGATTTCATCCAACATTGAGCTGGCCGCGGCAACCAGATCGCCTTCCGCCATCGACACCTTGGGAACCTTGGGCAGCGCTGTTTCGCTGGGGATCGCGAGCAGCGGCGCCGGGCTGGCCTCCGGTTCGCCCATTGCGGCCGGCAAATCGCCTAGGGTAATGGTCAGGTCACTCAATTCGCCCGGCGTTCCCGAGTCGCCGCCCGCGGGTTCCTGGGCCAGCGCCACCTCGAGCACGCGGCCGACATGGCCGTTGCTCGCGGTGAGAAACGTAAACCCGAGTCCAATGACCAATACTGCGTGCAACGTGGCGCTCACCAGCCAGCCGGGCGCTTGCTCGCGCAGCAGGCTCAGCCAAGGCGTTGCCTGGCTGGCCGCGTCCGCGTCTGTTGATTCCACGGAGAAGTCGCGCGCCGTGTTAGCGCCAACGGCTCCCCCAAGTTCGGCCACGCTATCGCGCAGACGCAGCAATTCGTCTTTGGCCGAGTGATGCGACATTCGTTCAACCAGGAAACAAGCGAAGGTTGGCGGCGCGATCATCGGCCGCTGATCCCCTCATTACCTATACCCGCCGGCAACAAGCAGGGTCAATGAAAAGCTCAAAATGGCGCCGAATTGTTACTGGGTAGCTGCGTCGGCAGCTAGCGCCAGCGCTCCGAAAATCACCATTTCTTCTCCCAACGCGGCGGGTACGACCTGGTATTTGCCGGTAAAGGGGGGAAACACATAGCGCTCGATCTGCTTTCGCACCGGCGCAAAGAACAACTCGTCGCCCAAGAGCGACACTCCCCCGCCAATGACGACGATCTGTGGCGAAGTGAGCGTGATCGCCTGTGCAATGCCCCAGCCCAGGGCCTGCCAGGCGTGTCGCAGCACGTCTTGAGCAATGCGATTCCCGTCGTGCGCGGCCTGTCCGACAATCTTGGTGGTCAATTGCTCGGGACGCGCGTCGCAGCGGTTCAGCAGATCGGCCACGTCCTCTTCGTCGGCCTCCTCCACCTCGATTAGTCGCTGGCGAACATCCTCAGGCTTGCGCGGCCGTTTGCCTGAGCGGACCTCATCGAGCCGAAACGACATAGGACCAGCCAGGCGCGCCTGGGCGGCGGCGGCGATTCCCCAACCGGCGGCCAGCGATTCGAGATTCTGCTCGGGCTGCTCCGACTGTAGACCAGGGCGCAAGTGCCCCAACTCGGCTGCGCCAACGCCGCTGCCAGAGTAGATTTTGCCGCCGACAATCAATCCGCCGCCAATGCCAGTGCCTACGGTCACGTAGAAGACGGGATCGCGCCCGCGACCGGCGCCAAATCGCGCCTCGGCCAGGCCGGCGGTGTCAGCATCGTTGGCCAGGACCGCGGGCAAATTCAAGGCGCGAGCGCACCATTCGACCAGGGGAAAATCGGTCCAGCCGGCAATATGGTGGCTTTTGACCACGCGCCCCGTGCGCACGTCGACCGGTCCTCCGAAGCCAATGCCGACGCCGCGCGCGCGATGCTTGCGCGCCAGCGGCAACGCCATGCGCTCGATCTGATTCAAGATGCCAACGGCGCCTTGCGCCGGATTGACTTCGGCGCGCTCCAGCGCGATGAGCTTTGCATCGTCGCCGCGGCCGACTCCGACCTGAAGCTTGGTGCCGCCGATCTCAACGCCCAGAAACATCAATCGTGATTGCGCAATAGGTGACTCGGCTCCGGCTATAGTCGCGGCGCGCCGTGCGAGAAATCATAACTGCTCGCGTCGGTTCATGCGCGGGCAGGCTCCGACTTGGCGTAGCGTCCCTCGTGATTGATGCGGGCAAAGACGTCGTTCAGCACCCAATGAAACAAGCACAGGTGAATGCTCTCGACCATGCCCATGTCGGTGAGCGGCACATGCAAGCCGGCCTGGGCCATTTGTCGCAGTTTGCCGCCCGAGTAGCCGGTAAGGCCAAATGTTTTCAGTCCGTGCCGATTGGCCCAATCGACGGCGTTGAGGACATTGGGGCTATTGCCCGAACCACTGATGGCGATAACCAGATCGCCGGCGCTGCCGTAGTTCATGAGTTGTTGGACGAAAATCTGGTCGTAGGCCAAGTCGTTGCCGACGGCCATGATCCAGCCGAGGTTGTCGGTGAGGCTCATCACCTTGAGGCGCTTCTTCGATTCGTCGTGCAGGTCCTTCTCACGTAGGCTGCTCTTGCCGAGATCTTCGCTCATATGCGTGGCGGTGGTGCCGGAGCCGCCATTGCCGAAGATGTAGACGAACTTCTCGTTCTCCCAGGCCTCGTAGATCAGGTCGGCCATCTGCTGAATTTCGGCGTGTTCGACGCGATCTAGCTCCTGATGCAGGCGGCTCATGTATTCGGGAATGGCAAGTGTGGCGCCGAGCATGGAAATCGATCTCCGAAGTGTGGGCAAACTCGTTGGGCTAGAACCTTATTGTAACGAAACGTTGCCCCGGCAAGGACGGCGGCAAAGGGCGATTTCAGGCCTTGCCGGCCTGCTGCTTTCCGCGCTGGATGTTCACCGGAGTGATTAGCGCCCAGCCGACGACAAAGAAAATCAATAGGCTCACAATCGCAATGTGGGCGCTGCCGGTGAAGTAGTTGGTGATGCCGAAAACCATGGGGCCGAGCATGCTGACCGCGCGGCCAGAGAGATTGAAAAATCCCATGAATTCGCCGGCATGCTTTTCGGGGGTCATGAAGCCCATAATCGCGCGGCTGACCGACTGCGCGCCCCCCATGACCAGCGCCAAAATGGCGGCCATGATCCAAAACTGCTCGCGTGTATTGACGAAGAACGCCGAGATGACCAAGGCCACCCAGATAGCGAGATTGATGTGCAGCGTGGTTTTGGCGCCGATCCAATCGGAGAGTTTGCCGACCAAGAGCGCGCCCGGGAGTGAGACAAACTGCACCATCAAGATGACTTTGATGAGCTCGTCAGTTTCCATTTTCAGCACATCTTGGGCGAAGACGGAAGCCTGCGTGATGACCGTCTGCATGCCATCGTTGTAAAAGAGAAATCCCAAGAGAAAGAGGGACAGAGTGCCATAGCGCCGCAGGTTGAGGAGAGTCTGCCATACCTTGGCCATGGCGGCCGCGGCTTCGGCGCGCACC
The sequence above is drawn from the Pirellulales bacterium genome and encodes:
- a CDS encoding SIS domain-containing protein codes for the protein MLGATLAIPEYMSRLHQELDRVEHAEIQQMADLIYEAWENEKFVYIFGNGGSGTTATHMSEDLGKSSLREKDLHDESKKRLKVMSLTDNLGWIMAVGNDLAYDQIFVQQLMNYGSAGDLVIAISGSGNSPNVLNAVDWANRHGLKTFGLTGYSGGKLRQMAQAGLHVPLTDMGMVESIHLCLFHWVLNDVFARINHEGRYAKSEPARA
- a CDS encoding sulfotransferase, with product MAKPQSSPPSSIRPSAMSWWAPRYWVGANFSGWTRELAVNRFAVSPTRAHMAVAGTIYSVFNSSLGVLENLIYRSRVAATPITHEPIFILGHWRCGTTLLHELLILDPEHASPNTWQCFAANHFLLSEQIGKKLLWFMLPAQRPMDNMPLGWDNPQEDEFALCNLGIPSPYLSILFPNAPPRYPQYLDLAGLSAEELDRWKGTLHRFLQRVSYRERKRLVLKSPPHTARVKTLLELFPDARFVHMVRDPEVLFASTMHLWKSLYESQGLQRPSFDGLEEHVFETFNRLHQKFQEERALIAPNRLCEMRYEDLVNAPLPQLDALYAQLELGDFKRARPRVEQYFNREKNYKTNRYELDDARRAEIRERWGDYLKTHGYERTRDGC
- a CDS encoding VWA domain-containing protein, translating into MSHHSAKDELLRLRDSVAELGGAVGANTARDFSVESTDADAASQATPWLSLLREQAPGWLVSATLHAVLVIGLGFTFLTASNGHVGRVLEVALAQEPAGGDSGTPGELSDLTITLGDLPAAMGEPEASPAPLLAIPSETALPKVPKVSMAEGDLVAAASSMLDEISAVVGDTRAIALPDHAAGDSLDGGEGAGSGGSGAKGAGRAGAGKGGNGDGGDGEGNGYAMFYGQEARGKRFVYVVDASSSMTGLRFEKALDELMKSIVELDSDQFFYVIFFNHDEFPQFFPVVDEFLSKANANSVHKLADWLKHVAPMGSTNPAPALERALKLNPDAIFLLSDGEFDIRPTMHVLDQFHRESIVIHTIALGSAVGERMLTAISNRTGGEFRFVP
- a CDS encoding metal-dependent hydrolase, with protein sequence MAIKLTWLGHGAWSIDSGEHRLLLDPFLDDNPAAPVKSDQVAADFILVSHGHFDHVADAAKIAARTGATVVSNWEICDWLGKQGVKKTQPLNLGGGVDMPFGRVKMTLAHHSSGLPDGSYGGNPGGFRLKLGEKRLYFACDTALFLDMKVIGAGGIDLAVVPIGDVFTMGPQDSIEAIKLISPKLVAPAHYNTWPPIAQDAAAWADQVRKQTTAEPVVVAPGGSFEV
- a CDS encoding ROK family protein; translated protein: MFLGVEIGGTKLQVGVGRGDDAKLIALERAEVNPAQGAVGILNQIERMALPLARKHRARGVGIGFGGPVDVRTGRVVKSHHIAGWTDFPLVEWCARALNLPAVLANDADTAGLAEARFGAGRGRDPVFYVTVGTGIGGGLIVGGKIYSGSGVGAAELGHLRPGLQSEQPEQNLESLAAGWGIAAAAQARLAGPMSFRLDEVRSGKRPRKPEDVRQRLIEVEEADEEDVADLLNRCDARPEQLTTKIVGQAAHDGNRIAQDVLRHAWQALGWGIAQAITLTSPQIVVIGGGVSLLGDELFFAPVRKQIERYVFPPFTGKYQVVPAALGEEMVIFGALALAADAATQ